A single genomic interval of Zingiber officinale cultivar Zhangliang chromosome 4A, Zo_v1.1, whole genome shotgun sequence harbors:
- the LOC121972573 gene encoding formin-like, which translates to MGFGGGTDNVSFAVPAFREASQAARRARATNERLSQDALSPSRRRARLPSDDSDSDDQPLAQRRRRRAPRPVSDSGPSFVPSPPPNAAASLPPPYVTPPPIPSPVNDPPIPSVTQVEPPLAQPSTSQQTQGDEAVPSECPSIIPPVVPPQGPSSAPSNSPADPSALPSSIAGPSDPSHLTYHSYCTSVPSEGRLWSRTDVPTSSLKMKGRLAILWEESVQHMDSLPPSALMDKFAELYIKLNFEAFRTACAESLKVNNSFHAIYHQNKVLRDQVAELELQLNDPAQGSHALRAKIEDLTRQKNSLETSLAQANHELKDLQEKQSQVDLKHQQSIDQQCFQRAMEQLTQKLRVAETLSQNQDQKLKSQEALLKSQETQLTSQATELATAQNELAQARATTEGVSTALAIYREGENDCCLRNRALYLRSLEFCLQVGHRFSTSVIHGAGGALRQLYEQDYLKSLPPPKFLDHDRILKEIPDEIFAPFE; encoded by the exons ATGGGCTTTGGTGGAGGAACTGACAACGTTTCCTTCGCCGTCCCCGCTTTCAGAGAGGCTTCTCAAGCTGCCCGCCGGGCCCGCGCCACAAATGAACGCCTGAGCCAGGATGCCCTTTCTCCCTCTAGGCGCAGGGCTCGGTTGCCCTCCGATGATTCTGACTCGGATGACCAGCCGCTGGCTCAGAGACGTCGGCGCCGAGCCCCTCGTCCGGTGTCCGACTCAGGCCCGTCGTTtgtcccttctcctcctccaaatGCAGCTGCCTCTCTCCCACCTCCCTATGTGACTCCGCCTCCAATCCCGAGCCCTGTAAATGATCCGCCTATTCCGTCTGTTACCCAGGTAGAACCCCCGTTGGCTCAACCTTCCACATCGCAGCAAACTCAGGGCGATGAAGCTGTCCCCTCAGAATGCCCTTCAATTATCCCGCCTGTAGTACCTCCTCAAgggccttcttcagctccttctaaCTCACCTGCTGATCCCTCTGCTCTTCCTAGCTCAATCGCGGGTCCCTCAGACCCATCCCATCTTACTTATCACAGTTATTGTACTAGTGTCCCCTCTGAGGGGAGGTTATGGTCCCGCACAGATGTTCCCACCAGCTCCCTCAAGATGAAAGGTCGTCTGGCCATTTTATGGGAAGAAAGCGTACAACATATGGACTCCTTGCCTCCCTCGGCTCTGATGGACAAATTCGCAGAGTTGTATATCAAGCTAAACTTTGAAGCTTTCCGAACT GCTTGTGCAGAGTCTCTAAAAGTGAACAATTCTTTTCATGCTATTTATCATCAGAATAAGGTGTTGCGAGACCAAGTTGCTGAACTGGAATTGCAATTGAATGATCCTGCCCAAGGCAGCCATGCTTTGCGGGCAAAGATAGAAGATTTGACCAGACAGAAGAACAGTCTGGAAACATCCCTAGCGCAAGCCAACCATGAACTTAAAGATCTCCAGGAAAAGCAAAGTCAAGTTGACCTTAAGCACCAGCAGAGTATAGATCAGCAATGCTTTCAACGGGCTATGGAACAATTGACTCAGAAGCTGCGTGTTGCCGAGACTCTGTCGCAAAATCAAGACCAGAAGTTAAAATCGCAGGAGGCCCTTTTGAAATCTCAGGAGACCCAGTTGACCTCCCAAGCCACAGAATTAGCTACTGCCCAGAATGAACTAGCTCAGGCTCGGGCCACCACAGAAGGCGTATCCACAGCCCTGGCTATTTACAGAGAGGGGGAGAACGATTGCTGCTTGCGGAACCGTGCTCTGTATCTGCGTTCTCTAGAATTTTGTTTACAGGTGGGACATCGTTTTTCCACGTCTGTTATCCACGGGGCGGGCGGGGCTCTGCGACAACTTTACGAGCAAGATTATTTAAAGTCCCTTCCGCCTCCTAAATTTTTAGACCATGACCGGATCCTTAAAGAGATACCAGATGAAATATTTGCTCCTTTCGAATGA